One genomic segment of Dysosmobacter sp. Marseille-Q4140 includes these proteins:
- a CDS encoding L-lactate permease — protein MGFINFVLAISPIAFVLVGILAFKKPAMKVAPLALVWTMLLAFTYFNISGLTFQENVVVLDGLLWKGIKEGLKIVAMVFGAFVILNTLKRTGAIEDVKNTVARVSGQDRRVQLIVVGMMVPIFLEGAAGAGAPAAIAAPFLVALGFDPITAIAVALLGDATPCSWGGAGLTTINGGAALVEAGISTNALNSAMVGRIHMFGVLIIPFLMVALAFGRKGFRSIVPYLFYSGITSGAIMFLISNFVGPEITSMGTGLLSILLSVVYVKFVPIKTPEEYRYQFHKDARQQYSAFRAMSPYIYMLIMLPAVRYLVPMFVENGFALLCTFGYIVWVDVVIFICAILGALTLRVKKDELFEVFRMTARNVMPVLITMGSLLVLAYIMQAESTGMMSLIAGDIAALAGTLYPAAAVLIGSLGSFITGTGLGSNIMFAGMHTEAAATLGMNPITVFAGQNAGASLGNLICPNNTVAACATVGEVGNENKVMRKTLVAFAVILVEYMVLAMLYTLVLFPNFGM, from the coding sequence ATGGGTTTCATCAATTTCGTGTTGGCAATCAGCCCCATCGCATTCGTGCTGGTGGGCATCCTGGCGTTCAAAAAGCCCGCCATGAAGGTGGCGCCGCTGGCGCTGGTGTGGACGATGCTGCTGGCGTTCACGTATTTCAACATCAGCGGTCTGACCTTCCAGGAGAACGTCGTGGTCCTGGACGGCCTGTTGTGGAAGGGCATCAAGGAGGGCCTGAAGATCGTGGCCATGGTCTTTGGCGCCTTCGTCATCCTCAACACCCTCAAGCGCACCGGCGCCATTGAGGACGTGAAGAACACCGTGGCCCGGGTCAGCGGCCAGGACCGCCGGGTCCAGCTGATCGTGGTGGGCATGATGGTGCCCATCTTCCTGGAGGGCGCCGCCGGCGCCGGCGCCCCTGCCGCCATCGCCGCCCCCTTCCTGGTGGCTCTGGGCTTTGACCCCATCACCGCCATCGCCGTGGCCCTGCTGGGCGACGCCACTCCCTGCTCCTGGGGCGGCGCGGGATTGACCACCATCAACGGCGGCGCGGCCCTGGTGGAGGCCGGGATCTCCACCAACGCCCTCAACTCCGCCATGGTGGGCCGCATCCACATGTTCGGCGTGCTCATCATCCCCTTCCTGATGGTGGCGCTGGCCTTCGGCCGCAAGGGCTTCCGCAGCATCGTGCCCTATCTGTTCTACTCCGGCATCACCTCCGGCGCCATCATGTTCCTCATCAGCAACTTCGTGGGTCCGGAGATCACCTCCATGGGCACCGGCCTTCTGTCCATCCTGCTGAGCGTGGTCTATGTGAAGTTCGTGCCCATCAAGACGCCCGAGGAGTACCGCTACCAGTTCCACAAGGACGCCCGGCAGCAGTACAGCGCCTTCCGCGCCATGTCTCCCTACATCTACATGCTCATCATGCTGCCGGCGGTCCGCTATCTGGTCCCCATGTTCGTGGAAAACGGCTTCGCCCTGCTGTGCACCTTCGGCTACATCGTCTGGGTGGACGTGGTCATCTTCATCTGCGCCATTCTGGGCGCCCTGACCCTGCGGGTCAAGAAGGATGAGCTCTTCGAGGTCTTCCGCATGACCGCACGCAATGTGATGCCCGTGCTGATCACCATGGGCAGCCTGTTGGTCCTGGCCTACATCATGCAGGCCGAGAGCACCGGCATGATGAGCCTCATCGCCGGCGACATCGCCGCCCTGGCCGGCACCCTCTATCCCGCCGCCGCCGTGCTGATCGGCTCCCTGGGCTCCTTCATCACCGGCACGGGCCTGGGCTCCAACATCATGTTCGCCGGCATGCACACCGAGGCCGCGGCGACCCTGGGCATGAACCCCATCACCGTGTTCGCCGGGCAGAACGCCGGCGCCTCCCTGGGCAACCTGATCTGCCCCAACAACACCGTGGCCGCCTGCGCCACCGTGGGCGAGGTGGGCAACGAGAACAAGGTCATGCGCAAGACCCTGGTGGCCTTCGCCGTGATCCTGGTGGAGTACATGGTGCTTGCCATGCTCTACACTCTGGTCCTGTTCCCCAATTTCGGCATGTGA